CAAAGTCAGAATTCGTCCCTGAGTTTTCAGCAGCAGCAATGAGACTGACGGAAGGAACCCTATCCTCTGTTATTGAAACAGAATTCGGATTTCATATTCTTGAATTACTTGACAGAAAAGGGGAACGAATTCATGTACGGCACATTCTAATAAAACCAAAGATAAATTCAGAATCTATAAAAAATGCTAAAAAGGAATTATTAGAAATTAAGGACAAAATAAAAAACGATACTTTTACATTTTACGACTGTGCTTACCTCTATTCTGATGATGAAGCAACAAAAAATAATGGCGGAGGTATTCTTGATGAAGAATCAGGAGCAACAAAAATAGCTGTTAACAAAATTGATGCATCACTTTTTTATATTATTGATACAATGCAAGTAGGAAGTATTTCAGACCCACTACCAATGATGACAATTCAGGGAAGAAAAGCATACAGAATAATTAGTTTAAAAAGTAAAACACCACCTCATAAAGCTAATTTAATAGATGACTATCCAAAAATTCAAACACTTGCAGAAAACTCTATTCATCAGAAAACATTAGAAAAATGGCTCAAAGAATCATATCAAAATACATATATAACGATCAAAGAACCATTATCCCGTTGCGAGTTCCTAAAAGAATATGAAAATAAAAAAGAATAATTAGTATTTATGACTGAAGGAAATAACGATATAAATGCGATAAATAATTTTATTGCAAAATATAATGAACTTTTTACTGAAATAAAAAAAGTTATAATTGGACAAGACGATATTATAAAAGCCTTGCTTACATCAATATTTAGCCGAGGACATTGCCTTTTGGTGGGAGTACCGGGGCTTGCCAAAACATTACTTATAAAAACAGTTGCTGACGCATTAGACCTCAATTTCAGCAGAATTCAATTTACTCCCGACCTTATGCCTTCGGATATTACAGGTTCGGAAATACTTGATGACAAAAAGAATTTTAAATTTGCCAAAGGACCTGTTTTTGCAAATATCATTCTTGCTGATGAAATAAACAGAACACCGCCAAAAACACAATCTGCCTTACTTGAAGCAATGCAGGAAAAAAATGTTACTGTTGCAGGAAAAAATCACAAACTTCAAGAACCATTTTTTGTTTTAGCTACTCAAAATCCTATTGAACAAGAAGGAACATATCCTCTTCCCGAAGCTCAACTTGATAGGTTTATGTTCAACATAATCATTGACTATCCTGATTTTGAAGAAGAAATAAATATTATTAAAGAAACTACTTCAGGGAAAAAAGTAAAAATAAAAAAAATCCTTAACACCGAAGAAATTATTACTTATCAAAATTTACTCGAAAAAATTCCTGTTCCCGATAATGTTTATGAATATGCTGTAAAATTGGTTAATAAAACTCGCCCGGGTACAAAAAACGCAACAGAAAAAGTAAACAAATATATTGAATGGGGAGCCGGTCCTCGTGCTTCTCAATATCTTATTATCGGAGCAAAAACATCCTGCATTTTTAACGGTAAGTTTTCTCCTGATATTGAAGATGTACAAAAAGTTGTTCTTCCTGTACTACGCCACCGATTGGTGAAAAATTATAAAGCTGAAGCTGAAGGAATCAGTGTTGAAGAAATTATAAAAGATTTGTTATAAAGAAAGATTCTAATAATTTATCATAAAATGGATTCAGTAAAATTCTTAAAAAAAATATTTCTGATTCTAATCATTTTCATTTCTTCAATTTCCGTTTACAGCCAAAACAAGGTTTTTAATAATGATAAAACAAAATTAGGTTTTGACTTTGGTGTTGGTTGCCAAAGAATTAACAACAACTCCTTAAAGTTCAATTTGCTAAATGTCAAATACACCTACAATTTGTATTTGTTTCAGTTTCAATATTATTACTCACTTTACGATAATGAGAAATTATCCCTTGAAAGCTTAATTCAACCACAGTACAATTTTGCAAAATATACATTCCATGACGACTCTGAAGAAATTTTGACTGCACATGAAACAGGTATTAACATAGGATTTCTTATCAGAAAAAAAATCAAGAAAGATTTTAGCTTATATTTTCTAATTAGTTCAGGACCTCACTACGTTAGCGGAGTACCGCACAGACAAAGCCCTGGATTTATTTTTTCAGATAATTTTAATTTTGGAATAAACATTAAAGCATCTGAAAATATTTATTTGGACATAAGACCGGGATTCAGACACATTTCCAACGCAGGAATACAAAATCCAAACGGAGGAGTAAATAATTTAACATTAAATGTTGGTTTTATTAGCTCACTTTGATTAGTAAGTGAATTCCAAACAAAAAGAAGTACTTAGAGTACTTAAAGTGCCTAAAGTACTTAGAGTTATGTGTTACGGATAAACAAATTACAAGTCCGCAGTCGGCAGTTCGCAGTCAAATTCCGAATAGACAGATAACTAAATCCTCCTTCGCTAAAGCTACGGAGGAGAATCTAAACAAATAAACAATTCTTTCATCAGATTGCTTCAGTCATACTTCCTTCGCAATGACGGTATGTTGGAGCTTTCAATTAAAGAAGTCAGCAGTCCACAGTCTTCAGTCAACAGTCAAATTCCGAATAAACAAATCACCAAATAAACAAATAAACAATTCCGACAACAACAACCCATAAAAACGTCATTGTGAGGGATGTATGACCGCGACAATCTCGGGCTTTTTAGCAGAGGTAGTCAAAAACAGTCCTCAGTCAGCAGTAGGCAGACTCCAGCCAGCAGTCAAATTCCAAATAAACATAAAGAAGTACTTAGAGTACTTAAAG
This sequence is a window from Bacteroidota bacterium. Protein-coding genes within it:
- a CDS encoding MoxR family ATPase, whose translation is MTEGNNDINAINNFIAKYNELFTEIKKVIIGQDDIIKALLTSIFSRGHCLLVGVPGLAKTLLIKTVADALDLNFSRIQFTPDLMPSDITGSEILDDKKNFKFAKGPVFANIILADEINRTPPKTQSALLEAMQEKNVTVAGKNHKLQEPFFVLATQNPIEQEGTYPLPEAQLDRFMFNIIIDYPDFEEEINIIKETTSGKKVKIKKILNTEEIITYQNLLEKIPVPDNVYEYAVKLVNKTRPGTKNATEKVNKYIEWGAGPRASQYLIIGAKTSCIFNGKFSPDIEDVQKVVLPVLRHRLVKNYKAEAEGISVEEIIKDLL
- a CDS encoding acyloxyacyl hydrolase, with protein sequence MDSVKFLKKIFLILIIFISSISVYSQNKVFNNDKTKLGFDFGVGCQRINNNSLKFNLLNVKYTYNLYLFQFQYYYSLYDNEKLSLESLIQPQYNFAKYTFHDDSEEILTAHETGINIGFLIRKKIKKDFSLYFLISSGPHYVSGVPHRQSPGFIFSDNFNFGINIKASENIYLDIRPGFRHISNAGIQNPNGGVNNLTLNVGFISSL